The following proteins are encoded in a genomic region of Leptospira fainei serovar Hurstbridge str. BUT 6:
- a CDS encoding rod shape-determining protein, whose product MIFDKLYGLFSNDMGIDLGTANTLVHVKGQGIVLSEPSVVAVHAATGKVLAVGQEAKRMLGRTPGEIVAIRPMKDGVIADFETVEKMIRYFIAKVHNRTTFVKPRIVIGVPSGITEVERRAVRESAEQAGAREIFLIEEALAAAIGANIPINEPAGNMIVDIGGGTTEIAVISLGGMVIAESIRTGGDEFDEAIIKYLRNQYNLVVGERTAEDIKLTIGNAYPEKKTETMEVKGRDAISGLPRTLELESNEIRKALKEPTDEILDGIKRVLERTPPELASDIVERGIVLTGGGCLLRGLETYLSKETGVPVFRAENPLTCVVLGTGKYLDELKYIKPGIR is encoded by the coding sequence ATGATATTCGATAAGCTCTACGGACTATTTTCCAATGATATGGGAATCGACCTCGGAACCGCGAACACGCTGGTTCACGTGAAAGGCCAGGGGATCGTACTCTCCGAGCCTTCCGTAGTAGCGGTGCACGCTGCCACCGGAAAGGTTTTGGCGGTAGGACAGGAAGCCAAAAGAATGCTGGGTAGAACACCCGGCGAAATCGTCGCAATACGGCCGATGAAGGACGGAGTGATCGCCGACTTCGAAACCGTGGAAAAAATGATTCGTTACTTCATCGCGAAGGTTCATAATCGGACCACATTCGTGAAGCCAAGAATCGTGATCGGAGTTCCTTCGGGAATTACTGAGGTGGAGCGACGTGCCGTCCGGGAATCCGCAGAACAAGCAGGTGCTCGCGAAATCTTCCTGATAGAAGAAGCCTTAGCGGCTGCGATCGGTGCAAACATTCCGATTAATGAACCGGCCGGAAATATGATCGTTGATATCGGAGGAGGAACGACCGAAATCGCGGTGATTTCTCTCGGCGGAATGGTAATCGCGGAATCGATCCGAACTGGCGGGGACGAATTTGACGAAGCAATCATCAAATATTTGCGCAACCAATACAACCTCGTAGTAGGGGAAAGGACTGCGGAAGATATCAAGCTTACCATCGGTAATGCCTATCCTGAAAAGAAAACGGAGACCATGGAGGTGAAAGGTAGGGATGCGATTTCCGGCCTTCCAAGGACTTTAGAGTTGGAATCAAACGAAATTCGTAAGGCTCTCAAAGAACCCACCGACGAAATTCTAGATGGAATCAAGAGAGTTCTGGAACGGACTCCTCCCGAACTCGCTTCCGATATCGTAGAGCGAGGAATCGTTCTGACTGGAGGCGGATGCCTTTTAAGAGGACTTGAAACTTATCTTTCAAAGGAAACCGGGGTGCCCGTTTTTCGAGCAGAGAATCCTCTAACTTGCGTTGTTTTAGGTACCGGAAAATATCTAGACGAGTTGAAATATATAAAACCAGGAATCCGTTAA
- the mreD gene encoding rod shape-determining protein MreD, protein MILEYIVIAAGIFISHFLNGTNALEMWGNKPDFMVLFVLFFALRKGAMAGIWIGFFGGLLSDSGLGGEIVGNVMTYKIGLHSLTFCVMGYLIGKFARSAYHENYLSITLYSLVITLITRVATYFLFSLFFHENLSYSIFSTSIYNAIIAPLFFYLLGKLYRLEQVEA, encoded by the coding sequence ATGATCCTCGAATATATAGTCATCGCCGCGGGAATTTTCATATCTCATTTCCTAAACGGGACAAATGCATTGGAAATGTGGGGAAATAAGCCGGACTTTATGGTCTTGTTTGTTCTTTTCTTCGCGCTTCGCAAGGGTGCAATGGCTGGGATTTGGATCGGTTTTTTTGGCGGATTACTCTCCGATTCCGGTTTGGGCGGGGAGATCGTCGGGAATGTAATGACTTACAAGATCGGATTGCACTCCTTAACATTCTGCGTGATGGGATATTTGATCGGTAAATTCGCAAGATCGGCATACCATGAGAATTATCTTTCTATAACCCTTTATTCTTTGGTCATTACGTTAATTACTAGAGTGGCCACTTATTTCCTATTTTCGCTTTTCTTTCACGAGAATTTAAGCTATTCTATTTTCAGTACGTCGATTTACAACGCGATCATAGCTCCGTTGTTCTTTTATTTACTCGGTAAATTATACAGATTGGAACAAGTGGAGGCTTAA
- the mreC gene encoding rod shape-determining protein MreC, whose amino-acid sequence MLWIQVSKSKETVSLLFCILFSLLSLTFKSNVLVRGIASFQRVGDTVSGSIDGIGSFFKGAYTKLESFETVRQERDACVAAMDEYKLLPQDLDRLGRENETLRRELHFNTRQKFTSVKAEVLSVRLNSIYRTIIIDKGSEAGIKPYMPVTARSVDQKGEIIEALVGKVIAVTGGSAVVQPLINSNFNMGVSIPDSNLWASLSGNSGRGTEALMNYIDSGIVIDPRVFGDYPMGPTEMIQYTESLSKIGKAVYSSGSSGVFPPGIPVGIITEEGPRNGSFKTAFLKPFVRFDMLESVTIVMKLPEKWAETWPEGQNINIENPYFGELNYPKEDREPKNPVPPVQGGTIPPQPQNRKPVKPKVEGGSGFSEEEQNE is encoded by the coding sequence ATGCTTTGGATCCAGGTCAGTAAGAGTAAGGAAACCGTCTCCCTCCTCTTTTGTATTCTATTCTCCTTATTATCTCTCACATTCAAAAGTAATGTGTTAGTGCGAGGAATTGCCAGCTTTCAGAGGGTGGGGGACACGGTTTCGGGTTCAATCGACGGAATCGGTTCCTTCTTTAAGGGAGCTTATACAAAACTTGAGTCATTCGAAACGGTCAGGCAGGAACGAGACGCTTGCGTCGCCGCTATGGATGAATATAAACTTCTTCCGCAAGACCTGGATCGCTTAGGCAGGGAGAACGAAACGCTCCGCCGAGAATTGCATTTTAATACGAGGCAGAAATTTACCAGCGTCAAAGCGGAAGTTCTGTCCGTTCGTTTGAATTCGATTTATAGAACGATCATCATCGACAAAGGTTCCGAGGCGGGGATTAAACCTTATATGCCTGTCACGGCGCGTTCGGTGGATCAGAAGGGAGAAATAATCGAGGCGCTTGTCGGTAAGGTGATTGCTGTCACCGGAGGATCGGCAGTCGTTCAACCCTTAATCAATTCCAATTTTAATATGGGCGTTTCCATTCCTGACAGCAATTTATGGGCAAGTCTTTCCGGGAACTCAGGACGCGGAACGGAAGCCTTGATGAACTATATCGATAGCGGCATCGTTATCGATCCGAGAGTATTCGGAGATTATCCGATGGGGCCGACCGAAATGATCCAATATACGGAATCGTTAAGTAAAATCGGAAAGGCAGTGTATTCCTCCGGATCTTCGGGAGTATTTCCTCCGGGGATTCCTGTCGGGATCATTACGGAAGAAGGTCCTAGAAACGGAAGTTTCAAAACCGCATTTTTGAAACCTTTCGTTCGATTCGATATGCTGGAGTCGGTTACTATCGTAATGAAACTTCCGGAAAAATGGGCCGAGACTTGGCCTGAAGGTCAGAATATTAATATTGAAAATCCTTATTTCGGGGAGTTAAATTATCCTAAAGAAGACCGGGAACCAAAGAATCCGGTTCCTCCAGTACAAGGCGGAACAATTCCTCCTCAACCTCAGAATAGGAAACCTGTAAAACCTAAGGTGGAGGGAGGCTCAGGCTTCTCCGAAGAGGAGCAGAACGAATGA
- the mrdA gene encoding penicillin-binding protein 2: MLGGSPTSTEFKLERSFRVRLYVFSGFVVFTLASFVIQLFNLQIVQGTNNSLKAEKFVRKSETIPAARGEMFDRNFLTPETSMALVSNYSSLDAVLNTSLLKYDPSKVRNFLHEFARTLSIPMSYYEEDLIEPRFSKNIKSKKPFVLLEAISKAQQERISVFDTISKYVILVPSPRRIYKMGPALAHVTGYIGKPSKTDLLTREIKSYQWLGKSGLELEYDERLRGTDGFRIQKRSSEGNIEEERVVEHSTPGNNLILTIDKDIQIAAYKALKGTRGTAIAMRPATGEVLAMASNPSFDPNVLSGKNRSERTAHYRRVDSNGGFLNLAIQSKFPPASTYKTLVALAALESGHKVDYTPETTYSCNGSFVLKSTFAGVPDQIFLCWEKGGHGTNDLAHALQKSCSVYFYNLGYKLGSDPILTYSRLFGLDAKSNIDLPDEKQGFVPSSAWKKRTYGTKWFDGDTINLSIGQGFMSVTPLGMALFYAGLLNRGQIYQPYTVSEIRDPVDNSIINRTEPQILRDIPIQPSTVEAIKTGLRLVVKSGTASYVLNKPGLPDIAGKTGTAQTRRRGASGSNHAWFVGYAPASAPVSEQILIAVFVEYGIGGAAGAAPVAREMFRAAFPPGSFKRVVEAPEPGAPVLPEKSNDVR, encoded by the coding sequence GTGCTCGGAGGATCTCCCACATCCACAGAGTTTAAACTAGAGAGGAGCTTTCGAGTTCGGCTTTACGTATTTTCGGGCTTTGTGGTATTTACGTTAGCCTCCTTTGTGATCCAGCTTTTTAATCTGCAAATTGTTCAAGGGACGAATAACTCCTTAAAAGCGGAAAAATTCGTTCGAAAGAGTGAGACGATTCCGGCAGCACGCGGAGAAATGTTCGATCGGAACTTTCTTACTCCCGAGACTTCCATGGCATTGGTCTCCAATTATTCCAGTTTGGATGCCGTCTTAAATACATCGCTCTTAAAATACGATCCGTCAAAAGTTCGGAATTTCTTACATGAATTCGCAAGAACGCTTTCGATTCCGATGTCATACTACGAAGAGGATCTGATCGAACCGAGATTTTCCAAGAATATCAAATCTAAAAAACCCTTCGTCTTGCTTGAGGCGATTAGCAAGGCGCAACAGGAAAGGATTTCGGTATTCGATACGATTTCGAAATACGTAATTTTGGTCCCGTCGCCTCGACGCATCTATAAAATGGGTCCCGCTCTCGCGCATGTCACGGGATATATCGGAAAACCGTCCAAGACAGATCTCTTAACGCGGGAGATTAAATCCTATCAATGGCTCGGTAAGAGCGGACTGGAATTGGAATACGACGAGCGATTGCGTGGAACCGACGGTTTTCGAATCCAGAAGCGCAGTTCCGAAGGCAATATCGAAGAGGAGAGAGTCGTGGAACATTCGACTCCAGGGAATAACCTGATCCTTACGATCGATAAAGATATACAGATCGCCGCCTATAAAGCGTTGAAGGGAACGAGAGGTACGGCAATCGCGATGCGTCCCGCTACCGGGGAAGTATTGGCGATGGCTTCGAATCCTAGCTTCGATCCTAACGTCCTATCCGGTAAAAATCGATCCGAACGAACGGCGCATTATAGACGCGTAGATTCGAACGGCGGATTTTTAAATTTAGCGATACAATCGAAATTTCCTCCCGCTTCCACATACAAAACGTTAGTTGCCTTAGCCGCATTGGAAAGCGGTCATAAAGTGGATTATACCCCCGAGACAACATACAGTTGTAACGGAAGTTTCGTATTAAAATCCACCTTTGCGGGAGTTCCCGATCAGATTTTCTTATGCTGGGAAAAAGGCGGTCACGGAACGAACGATTTGGCTCACGCTCTACAGAAGTCCTGCTCGGTTTACTTTTACAATCTAGGCTATAAATTGGGGTCCGATCCGATCTTAACCTATTCTCGTCTATTCGGATTAGATGCAAAATCCAATATCGATCTTCCGGACGAAAAGCAGGGCTTCGTTCCCTCTTCGGCATGGAAGAAACGGACATATGGAACGAAATGGTTCGACGGGGATACGATCAATCTTTCCATAGGACAAGGCTTTATGTCCGTAACTCCGTTAGGAATGGCGCTTTTTTACGCAGGCTTGCTAAATAGAGGACAAATCTATCAGCCCTATACGGTGAGCGAAATTCGCGATCCCGTCGATAATTCGATTATCAATCGTACTGAACCGCAAATATTAAGAGACATTCCGATACAACCTTCTACCGTCGAAGCGATTAAGACGGGGTTACGTTTGGTAGTCAAAAGCGGAACGGCGTCTTACGTTCTTAACAAACCGGGATTGCCTGATATTGCCGGAAAAACCGGAACAGCACAAACTCGAAGAAGAGGCGCGTCGGGATCGAATCATGCTTGGTTTGTAGGGTATGCACCGGCCAGCGCCCCCGTAAGCGAACAGATTTTAATCGCAGTCTTCGTCGAATACGGTATCGGTGGAGCCGCTGGCGCGGCTCCGGTAGCAAGAGAAATGTTTAGAGCCGCTTTTCCACCCGGCAGTTTTAAACGAGTTGTGGAAGCTCCTGAACCAGGCGCCCCCGTTCTTCCGGAGAAATCCAATGATGTCAGATAG